Proteins encoded in a region of the Magallana gigas chromosome 8, xbMagGiga1.1, whole genome shotgun sequence genome:
- the LOC105332089 gene encoding uncharacterized protein produces MAHPAARSVHLWFDLPKNAKCVCNEVCVSESQTGSYFCVIGFSRGYSGIQELYDGRKMAIFSVWDSSSNSDPSEDQRVQVAYSGKGVEVSRFGNEGTGGKTMVPLEWKLNEPVQFKMEAQDVDGTWTAYSCYVKMNSSDWFHMATMKTIANGELLNGVYSFVEDFRRDGASHCEIRSAKFGDCYSKADDCQCKCQKATFTADSSTPTLNIDAGLCGDKFYLTTGGDTKNTSTQLNCCIAKPPETN; encoded by the coding sequence ATGGCACACCCTGCAGCGCGTTCCGTCCACCTTTGGTTTGATTTGCCAAAGAacgcaaaatgcgtctgtaatGAAGTATGCGTCTCCGAATCACAGACAGGGAGCTATTTTTGTGTCATTGGATTCAGTCGTGGATACAGCGGCATACAAGAGCTGTATGATGGGAGGAAAATGGCAATTTTCTCTGTTTGGGACAGCTCTTCAAATTCAGATCCCTCAGAGGACCAACGAGTACAGGTGGCCTACAGCGGCAAGGGAGTTGAAGTGTCACGGTTCGGGAATGAAGGAACAGGTGGAAAGACCATGGTGCCTTTAGAGTGGAAGTTGAACGAACCTGTGCAATTTAAAATGGAAGCTCAAGACGTGGATGGAACCTGGACCGCCTACTCTTGTTATGTTAAAATGAACTCTTCAGATTGGTTTCATATGGCAACAATGAAGACGATTGCCAACGGAGAATTGCTAAATGGAGTTTACTCATTCGTAGAAGATTTCCGCCGTGACGGCGCCAGTCATTGCGAAATTCGCAGCGCTAAATTTGGCGACTGTTACAGCAAGGCAGACGATTGCCAATGTAAATGCCAGAAGGCGACATTCACTGCCGACAGTTCAACGCCCACGTTGAATATCGATGCAGGGTTGTGTGGAGATAAATTTTACTTGACAACTGGAGGTGATACAAAAAACACGAGTACACAACTCAATTGTTGCATCGCTAAGCCACCTGAAACGAACTAA
- the LOC105330278 gene encoding protocadherin-like wing polarity protein stan — MFKQGICFVFIIFFFAVYYSDAQPLAITSLPTAYDLPEDTIAETLIHTVVYSGVTAGDTVTCSMNTVANFFMKIVSGSTNYGVYVNANPTGLTYPNRYDITVTCTGAPSGSTVSQILQVHMTKNTPPTINNVPASISVDSTTTGSGVTIFTISASDTEGDQLYFEIICDPTGCPFEVFASGAILTTASLEGTTVGGYDINVYVNDSRTKVGPKVLSVTITNVNSAPTITNKLTTPVSVSENVAVGTTVRQYTATDVNGGTLTYSATYNPTSGGTYFSIVSTSGVVQTASSINYETLTVAERTVLITVTVRDTGALSDTTTLTVSIIDQNEAPAFPKTTYTLVTDEAGAGASIGNPNFQATDPDASSTITYSTTCTEVTIDSSTGAASFTSAYDMDVAGTTGSITCPITVSDGALTDTATLTVTVNNINDNTPTFGQASYTFTTANTAAVGTTLGSVAATDGDLSTSSFGTITYELNQLTLGGDYFGITTTGNLYVKSAITSLSLGATYTMTATARDGGLLSDTADITIIIPSTTTTTAATTTDRSKTFFEDPRNIAWFTAAMVVLALTIGLILYMCIRYGFQFKKYQKTYRSRRVDQDRERLGEFVEGKWKPWKVWDKPR; from the exons ATGTTTAAACAAggaatttgttttgttttcattattttcttctttgcgGTATACTACAGTGATG cTCAGCCGCTTGCTATCACGAGTCTACCGACCGCCTATGATCTCCCAGAAGACACCATAGCGGAGACCCTTATACACACGGTGGTGTATTCCGGGGTCACCGCGGGGGACACCGTGACCTGTAGCATGAACACCGTGGCCAACTTCTTCATGAAAATAGTGTCCGGCTCAA CAAATTATGGCGTGTATGTAAACGCCAATCCAACGGGCCTGACTTATCCCAACCGCTACGATATAACGGTCACGTGTACTGGAGCGCCCTCTGGTAGCACTGTCTCTCAGATTCTACAGGTCCACATGACCAAAAACACTCCACCGACCATCAACAATGTCCCAG CAAGCATAAGTGTCGATAGCACCACCACCGGAAGTGGCGTCACCATATTTACCATAAGTGCTTCCGACACTGAAGGGGATCAATTGtattttgagataatttgcgACCCAACTGGATGTCCATTTGAGGTTTTTGCCT CGGGGGCTATCTTAACGACGGCCTCTCTGGAAGGAACGACCGTCGGCGGATATGACATCAATGTTTACGTCAATGACAGTAGGACGAAGGTTGGCCCCAAAGTTCTCTCCGTCACCATTACTA atgtGAACTCGGCCCCAACGATCACCAACAAACTAACCACGCCGGTGTCAGTGTCAGAGAATGTGGCTGTGGGCACCACCGTCAGACAGTACACCGCCACTGACGTCAACGGTGGCACACTAACCTACTCCGCCACCTACAACCCCACCTCAGGGGGAACCTACTTCAGCATTGTGTCAACGT CCGGTGTTGTACAAACTGCGAGCTCTATCAACTATGAGACCCTGACTGTGGCGGAGCGGACTGTGTTGATAACTGTCACTGTCAGAGACACGGGCGCGCTGTCAGACACAACAACACTCACTGTCAGCATCATCGACCAAAACGAGGCTCCTGCGTTTCCAAAAACCACCTACACATTAGTTACGGATGAAGCAGGg GCGGGAGCTTCCATCGGGAATCCGAATTTTCAGGCTACCGATCCCGACGCTTCTTCTACGATAACGTACAGCACGACCTGTACAGAGGTGACAATCGACTCTTCAACCGGAGCCGCCAGTTTTACTTCGGCCTACGACATGGACGTGGCAGGAACAACTGGGTCAATCACGTGTCCAATCACTGTCAGTGACGGGGCTCTAACTGACACAGCTACACTGACAGTTACTGTCAACAACATCAATGACAACACACCGACTTTTGGTCAGGCGTCTTATACCTTCACAACAGCCAATACAGCAGCGGTTGGAACGACGCTGGGGTCTGTAGCCGCAACGGACGGAGATCTAAGCACATCTTCCTTTG GTACAATAACATACGAACTTAATCAACTTACTCTTGGGGGAGACTACTTTGGAATTACAACGACCGGTAATTTGTACGTCAAATCGGCAATTACATCGCTCTCCCTGGGCGCCACCTACACCATGACGGCGACGGCACGTGACGGCGGGCTTCTGTCTGACACTGCGGACATTACCATCATCATACCGtctaccaccaccaccaccgCCGCCACCACCACAGATAGATCAAAGACGTTCTTCGAGGACCCGCGGAATATCGCGTGGTTCACGGCAGCCATGGTTGTCCTTGCTTTAACGATTGGGCTCATTCTTTATATGTGTATACGATACGGATTCCAATTCAAAAAGTATCA GAAAACGTACAGATCTCGTAGAGTAGACCAGGACCGGGAAAGATTAGGCG aatttgtcgAGGGAAAATGGAAACCTTGGAAAGTGTGGGATAAGCCGCGCTGA
- the LOC117690397 gene encoding FMRFamide receptor-like, whose protein sequence is MMSPNISLVVLEEVHTKVQAILSSQDNKVFTNAGITDYVWMQNLQHNLKMYVSPVLLVIGLIGNILSFVILRHDKEKKMSINAYLSVLALADISVLMFGLLSTWVHEVSGVDIFRSVDILCKIWNVIAFTSSIFSVWLIVAITAERFIVVCFPLTAHRICNKNRAKRIITFLLIFSLCFNAHFLFTTGMVEVDKGRVCDALDGYKMFIRKVWTWVDATIYCLLPLLVISVLNSAIISKVFSAKKKRQSLQHPNHPKRKTSTASENTRWRDIKLNVMLLTVSITFCISSTPMVILMVTEVLFQENASPRKSAALLLARTICELLMYVNHSINFFLYCISGQNFTEIFLKLITFRLRYQSLSQSSNRKKSNIMINIKETGC, encoded by the coding sequence ATGATGTCCCCAAATATTTCACTAGTTGTACTTGAGGAGGTACACACTAAAGTGCAGGCAATACTATCGTCACAGGATAACAAAGTTTTCACCAACGCGGGCATCACTGACTACGTCTGGATGCAAAATCTGCAGCACAACCTGAAAATGTATGTTTCACCTGTTCTTTTGGTCATCGGTCTGATTGGAAATATACTTTCGTTCGTGATCCTGAGGCATGACAAAGAGAAGAAAATGTCCATCAATGCTTATTTGTCGGTACTAGCTCTGGCGGACATCAGTGTGTTAATGTTTGGGTTGCTCTCCACATGGGTTCATGAAGTGAGCGGTGTGGATATCTTCAGAAGTGTCGATATCTTGTGTAAAATTTGGAATGTGATTGCATTTACTTCCAGTATATTCTCTGTGTGGTTGATAGTTGCCATTACTGCGGAGAGATTTATAGTCGTCTGCTTTCCTCTGACTGCACACAGAATTTGCAACAAAAACAGGGCCAAAAGAATCATaacttttcttcttatttttagCCTTTGCTTCAATGCACATTTCCTCTTCACAACGGGGATGGTCGAAGTTGACAAAGGTAGAGTTTGTGACGCCTTAGATGGTTACAAAATGTTCATCAGAAAAGTTTGGACCTGGGTTGATGCAACCATATATTGTCTTCTTCCTTTGCTTGTCATTTCGGTGCTTAACTCGGCAATCATTTCAAAAGTCTTCTCCGCAAAGAAAAAGAGACAATCACTACAACATCCAAATCATCCAAAACGGAAAACATCAACTGCTTCGGAAAACACTAGGTGGCGTGACATTAAATTGAATGTAATGTTACTGACTGTATCTATTACTTTCTGTATATCTTCCACTCCGATGGTTATCTTAATGGTGACAGAGGTTCTATTCCAAGAGAACGCATCACCCAGAAAATCAGCGGCACTGCTTCTTGCGCGAACCATCTGCGAGCTGTTGATGTATGTCAACCATTCCATTAACTTTTTTCTGTACTGTATCAGCGGGCAGAAttttactgaaatatttttgaaattgattacgTTTAGATTAAGGTATCAATCCTTATCGCAGTCTTCAAATAGGAAGAAGTCAAATATCATGATAAACATCAAAGAGACGGGTTGTTGA
- the LOC109619003 gene encoding probable G-protein coupled receptor 139 has product MEDYILYDHQNTSVIFERLQDYMMSPNISLDILEEVHIKLQAILSSQEGQDFINEDTTDLFRIHKLQRNLKLYISPILLIIGLIGNTLSFVILRYDKEKKMSINAYLSVLALADIMVLISGLLSLWVQEVTGVDFFRSVDISCKVWNVIAFTSSIFSVWLIVAITAERFIVVCFPLAAHRICNKNRAIGIIVFLLVFSVCFNAHFLVTTGIVNIGSSRLCDALDGYKTFIRKVWTWVDATTYCFFPLFIISALNTVIISKVITATKKRRNLQHLKRGTSMGLKQRQRRDIKLNVMLLTVSITFCISSTPMVILMVTEVLFQENASPRKSAALLLARTICELLMYVNHSINFFLYCISGQSFTKIFMKLISCRGRYHSLSQYSFRRRSNVIITSKDTGF; this is encoded by the coding sequence ATGGAAGATTATATTCTTTACGACCATCAAAATACCTCTGTGATTTTTGAACGCCTGCAAGACTACATGATGTCCCCAAATATTTCGTTAGATATTCTGGAGGAAGTACACATTAAGTTGCAGGCAATACTTTCGTCACAAGAAGGTCAAGATTTCATTAATGAGGACACCACTGATTTATTCCGGATTCATAAACTGCAGCGAAACCTTAAGTTGTATATATCACCAATTCTTTTGATCATTGGTTTGATTGGAAACACATTGTCCTTTGTGATCCTTAGGTACGACAAAGAGAAGAAAATGTCCATCAATGCTTATTTGTCGGTACTAGCACTGGCTGATATCATGGTTTTGATATCTGGATTGCTCTCTCTATGGGTGCAGGAAGTAACTGGGGTGGATTTCTTCAGAAGTGTCGATATCTCGTGTAAAGTTTGGAATGTTATTGCATTTACTTCCAGTATATTTTCTGTGTGGTTGATTGTTGCCATTACTGCTGAAAGGTTCATAGTCGTCTGCTTCCCTCTGGCTGCACACAGAATTTGCAACAAAAACAGGGCAATTGGAATCATTGTCTTTCTTTTGGTATTTAGCGTGTGTTTCAATGCACACTTTCTGGTTACAACGGGAATAGTTAACATTGGCAGCTCACGACTTTGTGACGCCTTGGATGGTTATAAAACGTTTATCAGGAAAGTTTGGACATGGGTTGATGCCACTACGTATTGTTTCTTCCCTTTGTTCATTATTTCAGCGCTTAACACAGTTATCATTTCAAAAGTTATAACTGCCACCAAAAAGAGGCGGAATCTGCAGCATCTTAAGCGCGGAACGTCGATGGGTTTAAAACAAAGACAGAGGCGTGACATCAAACTGAACGTAATGTTACTTACTGTGTCGATTACTTTCTGCATATCTTCCACTCCGATGGTTATTCTGATGGTCACAGAAGTCCTATTCCAGGAGAACGCATCACCCAGAAAATCAGCGGCACTGCTTCTGGCGCGAACAATCTGCGAGCTGTTGATGTATGTTAACCATTCCATTAACTTTTTTCTGTACTGTATTAGTGGACAGAGCTTTACTAAAATTTTCATGAAGCTGATATCGTGTAGAGGAAGATATCATTCGCTGTCACAGTATTCTTTCAGGAGAAGGTCTAATGTGATAATTACGAGCAAAGACACAGGTTTCTGA